The following are encoded together in the Choloepus didactylus isolate mChoDid1 chromosome 7, mChoDid1.pri, whole genome shotgun sequence genome:
- the TUBB gene encoding LOW QUALITY PROTEIN: tubulin beta chain (The sequence of the model RefSeq protein was modified relative to this genomic sequence to represent the inferred CDS: inserted 1 base in 1 codon; deleted 5 bases in 3 codons), with translation MREIVHIQAGQCGNQIGAKFWEVISDEHGIDPTGTYHGDSDLQLDRISVYYNEATGGKYVPRAILVDLEPGTMDSVRSGPFGQIFRPDNFVFGQSGAGNNWAKGHYTEGAELVDSVLDVVRKEAESCDCLQGFQLTHSLGGGTGSGMGTLLISKIREEYPDRIMNTFSVVPSPKVSDTVVEPYNATLSVHQLVENTDETYCIDNEALYDICFRTLKLTTPTYGDLNHLVSATMSGVTTCLRFPGQLNADLRKLGSQWVPFPRLHFFMPGFAPSKPAVRSQQYPGPSTVPELTQQVFDAKNMMAACDPRHGRYLTVAAVFRGRMSMKEVDEQMLNVQNKNSSYFVEWIPNNVKTAVCDIPPRGLKMAVTFIGNSTAIQELFKRISEQFTAMFRRKAFLHWYTGEGMDEMEFTEAESNMNDLVSEYQQYQDATXAEEEEDFGEEAEEEAKAKPHHLSFSVSSAFFLICPFPLPQNLHFLPLFFFLLEGGGS, from the exons aTGAGGGAAATCGTGCACATCCAGGCTGGTCAGTGTGGCAACCAGATCGGTGCCAAG TTTTGGGAGGTGATCAGCGATGAACACGGCATCGACCCTACGGGCACCTACCATGGAGACAGCGACCTGCAGCTGGACCGCATCTCCGTGTACTACAATGAAGCCACAG GTGGCAAATATGTTCCTCGTGCCATCTTGGTGGATCTAGAACCTGGGACCATGGACTCTGTTCGCTCAGGTCCTTTTGGCCAGATCTTCAGACCAGACAACTTTGTTTTTG GTCAGTCAGGGGCAGGCAACAACTGGGCCAAGGGCCACTATACAGAAGGGGCTGAGCTGGTTGACTCAGTCCTGGATGTGGTGCGGAAAGAAGCTGAGAGCTGTGACTGTCTGCAGGGCTTCCAACTCACCCACTCGCTGGGCGGGGGCACAGGCTCTGGAATGGGCACCTTGCTCATCAGCAAGATCCGTGAAGAGTATCCTGACCGCATCATGAACACCTTCAGTGTGGTGCCCTCACCCAAAGTGTCCGACACTGTGGTTGAGCCCTACAATGCCACCCTCTCCGTCCACCAGTTGGTAGAGAACACTGATGAGACCTACTGCATTGACAATGAAGCCCTCTACGACATCTGCTTCCGCACCCTCAAGCTGACCACACCAACGTACGGAGACCTGAACCATCTCGTCTCAGCCACCATGAGCGGTGTCACCACCTGCCTCCGCTTCCCTGGCCAGCTCAATGCTGACCTGCGCAAGCTGGGCAGTCAA TGGGTGCCCTTCCCACGTCTCCACTTTTTCATGCCTGGCTTTGCACCCTCC AAACCAGCCGTGCGCAGCCAGCAGTACCCCGGGCCCTCAACCGTGCCTGAACTCACCCAGCAGGTCTTCGATGCCAAGAACATGATGGCTGCCTGTGACCCCCGCCACGGCCGGTACCTCACCGTGGCTGCTGTCTTCCGTGGGCGGATGTCTATGAAGGAGGTGGATGAGCAGATGCTCAACGTGCAGAACAAGAATAGCAGCTACTTTGTGGAATGGATCCCCAACAACGTCAAGACGGCTGTCTGCGATATCCCACCCCGTGGCCTCAAGATGGCGGTCACCTTCATTGGCAACAGCACTGCCATCCAGGAGCTCTTCAAGCGCATCTCAGAGCAGTTCACAGCCATGTTCCGCCGAAAGGCCTTCCTCCACTGGTACACAGGTGAG GGTATGGACGAGATGGAGTTCACTGAAGCTGAGAGCAACATGAACGACCTCGTCTCTGAGTACCAGCAGTACCAGGATGCCA CAGCAGAAGAAGAGGAAGATTTTGGTGAAGAGGCCGAAGAAGAGGCTAAGGCAAAGCCCCATCACCTCAgcttctcagtttcctcagcctTCTTCCTCATCTGCCCCTTTCCTCTCCCacagaatttgcattttctgcctcttttttttttccttttggaggggggtggttcttga